A single genomic interval of Amycolatopsis albispora harbors:
- a CDS encoding molybdenum cofactor biosynthesis F family protein: MAELTLSDTSTWLPLDGLAPGFDANKAPTVGDLHGRSYELTCADGTTFTAGFSGTRIEWRYHGSGTDRCETFLVDDELYYVQFHPRARQEEAFTLLLDLRQGRALLVLSRIGDTSPRVTQTFLPATIAGLDAHGEPLAPSTSLVGRRVLWVYSTAHAYEHIYLSPHWYTWQCLAGPEKGLADTDENSVYELRPGIYVFAWREKVIPCASVTVADHRDARRLRSHGVLFGLDSTGRTPTHFTFGAHGRLLSTTVHPETFDPAS, from the coding sequence ATGGCTGAACTGACCCTGTCCGACACCTCCACCTGGCTGCCGCTGGACGGCCTGGCCCCCGGGTTCGACGCGAACAAGGCGCCCACGGTCGGCGACCTCCACGGCCGGTCCTACGAACTGACCTGCGCCGACGGCACCACCTTCACCGCGGGCTTCTCCGGCACCCGGATCGAGTGGCGGTACCACGGCTCCGGCACCGACCGGTGCGAGACGTTCCTGGTCGACGACGAGCTGTACTACGTGCAGTTCCACCCGCGGGCCCGGCAGGAGGAGGCCTTCACCCTGCTGCTCGACCTGCGCCAGGGCCGCGCGCTGCTGGTGCTCAGCCGGATCGGCGACACCTCGCCCCGGGTCACCCAGACCTTCCTGCCCGCCACCATCGCCGGGCTCGACGCGCACGGGGAGCCGCTCGCGCCGAGCACCTCGCTGGTCGGGCGGCGCGTGCTGTGGGTGTACAGCACCGCGCACGCCTACGAGCACATCTACCTCAGCCCGCACTGGTACACCTGGCAGTGCCTGGCCGGTCCGGAGAAGGGGCTCGCCGACACCGACGAGAACTCGGTCTACGAGCTGCGACCCGGGATCTATGTGTTCGCCTGGCGGGAAAAGGTGATCCCGTGTGCGTCGGTGACCGTGGCCGACCACCGCGACGCGCGGCGCCTGCGCTCCCACGGGGTGTTGTTCGGGCTGGACTCGACCGGCCGCACGCCCACCCACTTCACCTTCGGCGCGCACGGCAGGCTGCTCAGCACCACCGTGCACCCCGAAACCTTCGACCCGGCGAGCTGA